A window of the Mus pahari chromosome 1, PAHARI_EIJ_v1.1, whole genome shotgun sequence genome harbors these coding sequences:
- the Atf5 gene encoding cyclic AMP-dependent transcription factor ATF-5: protein MSLLATLGLELDRALLPASGLGWLVDYGKLPLAPAPLGPYEVLGGALEGGLPGGGEPLAGDGFSDWMTERVDFTALLPLEAPLPPGTLPPPSPGPPDLEAMASLLKKELEQMEDFFLDAPLLPPPSPPPPPPAAAPSLPLPLPLPTFDLPQPPTLDSLDLLAVYCRSEAGPGDSGLSTLPVPQQPPPLAPLPSPARPAPYPSPASTRGDRKQKKRDQNKSAALRYRQRKRAEGEALEGECQGLEARNRELRERAESVEREIQYVKDLLIEVYKARSQRTRST from the exons ATGTCACTCCTGGCgaccctgggactggagctggACAGGGCCCTGCTCCCAGCTAGCGGGCTGGGCTGGCTCGTAGACTATGGGAAACTCCCCCTGGCCCCTGCCCCCCTGGGCCCCTATGAGGTCCTTGGGGGTGCCCTGGAGGGCGGGCTTCCAGGGGGGGGAGAGCCCCTGGCAG GTGACGGCTTCTCTGATTGGATGACCGAGCGGGTGGACTTCACAGCTCTCCTTCCTCTGGAGGCCCCTCTGCCCCCAGgcactctcccccctccctccccaggcccCCCAGACCTAGAAGCCATGGCATCCCTACTTAAGAAGGAGCTAGAACAGATGGAAGACTTCTTCCTTGATGCCCCACTTCTCCCACCGCCctccccaccacctccaccaccagcagcagcaccctctctgcccctgcccttgcccttgcccacCTTTGACCTCCCTCAGCCTCCTACCCTGGATAGCCTGGACCTGCTGGCTGTTTACTGCCGCAGTGAGGCCGGCCCGGGGGATTCAGGCTTGTCAACCCTGCCTGTCCCgcagcagcctcctcctctgGCCCCTCTGCCTTCACCTGCCCGCCCAGCCCCCTATCCTAGTCCTGCCAGCACCCGAGGGGACCGCAAGCAAAAGAAGAGAGACCAGAATAAGTCAGCTGCTCTCAGGTACCGCCAGAGGAAGCGGGCAGAGGGCGAGGCCCTGGAGGGCGAGTGCCAGGGGCTGGAGGCCCGGAACCGGGAGCTGAGGGAGAGGGCTGAGTCAGTGGAGCGGGAGATCCAGTATGTGAAGGACCTGCTAATTGAGGTGTACAAGGCCCGAAGCCAGAGGACCCGCAGCACCTAG